From Draconibacterium halophilum, one genomic window encodes:
- a CDS encoding formate/nitrite transporter family protein, protein MSLYLPKEIINEAGKLAIAKDSYSAKKILTLAFLAGAYIAFGGLLAILVGGGVPGIGAENPGIPKFLMGAMFPVGLMIVVMAGAELFTGNNAYFMPNVLGGKQRWTAPLRNWSLVYLGNLIGAVFVAYFLVHLTHLVNVEPWINTVEKIAVGKTSNPFFTTFLKGIGANWLVCLALWMGMSAQHTSGKILGIWWPVMAFVTMGFEHSIANMFFIPLAIFEGADITWATFIVKNLIPATLGNIVGGGFFVGTLYWYAYAKEN, encoded by the coding sequence ATGAGTTTATATTTACCTAAAGAAATCATTAACGAGGCCGGGAAACTGGCCATTGCAAAAGACAGTTATTCAGCAAAAAAAATATTGACACTGGCATTTTTAGCCGGTGCTTACATTGCTTTTGGTGGTTTGCTGGCCATTTTGGTTGGTGGCGGAGTTCCGGGAATAGGTGCTGAGAACCCGGGAATTCCGAAGTTTCTTATGGGAGCCATGTTCCCTGTTGGGCTGATGATAGTTGTGATGGCCGGAGCAGAACTTTTTACCGGCAACAACGCCTATTTTATGCCTAATGTATTGGGGGGCAAACAACGCTGGACAGCTCCGCTTCGTAACTGGTCATTGGTTTATCTGGGCAATTTGATTGGGGCTGTGTTTGTTGCTTATTTTCTGGTTCACCTCACGCATTTGGTAAATGTTGAGCCCTGGATTAATACCGTTGAGAAGATTGCGGTTGGGAAAACTTCTAATCCGTTTTTCACCACCTTTTTAAAAGGTATCGGTGCCAACTGGCTGGTTTGTTTGGCGCTTTGGATGGGTATGTCGGCACAACACACCAGCGGAAAGATTTTAGGCATCTGGTGGCCGGTTATGGCCTTTGTTACCATGGGTTTTGAGCACAGTATTGCCAACATGTTTTTTATCCCGCTGGCAATTTTTGAAGGAGCTGATATTACCTGGGCAACATTTATAGTAAAAAACCTGATTCCGGCAACGCTTGGAAATATTGTTGGAGGCGGCTTTTTTGTAGGAACATTGTATTGGTATGCGTATGCCAAAGAGAACTAA
- the pflA gene encoding pyruvate formate-lyase-activating protein, whose amino-acid sequence MSPTKNNLIVHSIESFGTHDGPGIRLVVFLQGCNLQCKYCQNADTIALKGGTVTEIESLIKRAINMKTYFGDDGGVTVSGGEPMLQSKALIPFFEALKTEGIHTNIDTNGLIRTPEAKHLISELADLVMFDVKATTEEGFKSITGAKGLGRLLENIQLREQSKKPYWLRYVLVPDYTDSDESLSWLIETFSGNKYLEKFEILPYHKLGIYKWESLGMDYQFKDVSENTPEQIDRAFEMLKPHFKAVIVK is encoded by the coding sequence ATGTCTCCAACTAAAAATAATTTAATCGTCCATTCCATCGAATCGTTTGGTACACACGATGGCCCGGGAATTCGTTTGGTCGTGTTTCTACAGGGCTGCAACCTACAGTGTAAATACTGTCAGAATGCAGATACCATTGCCTTAAAAGGCGGAACTGTAACCGAAATCGAGAGCCTGATAAAACGTGCCATAAATATGAAAACTTACTTTGGCGATGATGGCGGAGTTACCGTTTCGGGCGGAGAACCTATGTTGCAAAGCAAGGCGCTTATTCCCTTTTTTGAAGCATTAAAGACGGAAGGTATTCACACAAATATTGATACCAATGGATTGATCCGAACACCGGAAGCCAAACATCTGATTTCGGAACTGGCCGACCTGGTAATGTTTGATGTTAAAGCCACAACAGAGGAGGGATTCAAATCGATTACAGGCGCAAAAGGACTTGGTCGATTGTTGGAGAATATTCAACTTCGCGAGCAAAGTAAAAAACCATACTGGCTGCGTTATGTGCTGGTTCCTGATTACACCGACAGCGATGAATCGTTAAGTTGGTTGATTGAAACTTTCTCCGGAAATAAATACCTGGAAAAATTTGAAATACTCCCCTATCACAAGCTGGGCATTTACAAATGGGAGTCATTGGGAATGGACTATCAATTTAAGGATGTTAGCGAGAACACTCCCGAACAGATCGACCGTGCTTTTGAAATGCTGAAACCGCATTTTAAAGCGGTAATTGTGAAATAA
- the pflB gene encoding formate C-acetyltransferase — MDLENTFKTGRWCKAIEVKDFVTLNITPYTGDHKFLEGPTARTSKLWDICKDALKEERQNNGLRDVDVNIVSGMTAFDAGFIDKESEVIVGLQTDKLLKRAMKPYGGYNVVKKALSEHGLKPNPVVHESFSKYTKTHNDGVFDAYTDEIRKFRSLGFLTGLPDNYARGRIIGDYRRVALYGINRLIEGKKEDLQKITGPMTDATIRLREEVSEQLRALSDMIEMGKIYGLDLSRPAQNGQEAVQWTYMAYLAAVKEQDGAAMSLGSVSSFLDIFIEKDIQDGKITESDAQEYIDQFVMKLRMVRHLRMEAYDQIFAGDPTWVTESIGGLLIDGRSKVTKTSFRFLNTLYNLGPSPEPNITILWSKNLPKGFKDYCAKVSIETSSIQYENDDLMRTSSNCDDYGIACCVSMQELGKHIQFFGARTNLAKTLLLAINSGRCENTGTQMVDGIPFIEEEYLDYAKVIDNFKIAMKEVARVYNEAMNIIHFMHDKYYYEKAQMALIDTNPKINIAYGIAGLSIVADSLSAIKHAKVKPIRDENGLTVDFQIEGDFPKYGNDDDRVDHIARDVVEHFNMELEKLPVYKNAMPTMSVLTITSNVVYGKKTGATPDGRAKGVAFAPGANPMHGRDTHGVIASLNSVAKIDYKDSKDGISNTLSVVPKSLGATPEMRIENLVRTLDGYFGCNAQHLNVNVLDRDTLLHAMEHPEDHPQLTIRVSGYAVNFVRLTREQQQEVLTRSFHETM, encoded by the coding sequence ATGGATTTAGAAAACACTTTCAAAACAGGACGATGGTGCAAAGCCATTGAAGTGAAAGATTTTGTAACTTTAAATATCACCCCGTACACCGGCGATCACAAATTTCTGGAAGGCCCGACAGCACGCACCAGCAAATTATGGGACATTTGTAAAGATGCCCTTAAAGAAGAGCGCCAGAACAATGGTTTACGCGATGTGGATGTAAATATAGTTTCGGGGATGACGGCTTTTGATGCCGGTTTCATCGACAAGGAAAGCGAAGTAATTGTTGGCTTACAAACCGACAAATTGCTAAAACGTGCCATGAAACCTTACGGAGGTTACAACGTTGTAAAAAAAGCTTTATCAGAACACGGCTTAAAACCCAATCCTGTCGTTCACGAGAGTTTTAGCAAATACACCAAAACCCACAACGATGGTGTTTTTGATGCTTACACCGACGAGATCAGGAAATTCCGCTCGCTGGGATTTCTTACCGGGTTACCCGATAATTATGCCCGCGGGCGTATTATTGGCGACTACCGCCGGGTAGCATTATACGGTATCAACCGTTTGATTGAAGGGAAAAAAGAGGACCTGCAAAAGATCACCGGTCCGATGACTGATGCTACCATTCGTTTGCGTGAAGAAGTATCGGAGCAACTCCGCGCTTTGAGCGACATGATCGAAATGGGTAAAATTTACGGTTTAGATCTTTCGCGCCCGGCACAAAATGGACAGGAAGCCGTTCAGTGGACTTACATGGCTTACCTTGCTGCGGTTAAAGAACAAGACGGTGCTGCTATGTCGTTAGGTAGTGTTTCGTCTTTCCTCGATATTTTTATCGAAAAGGATATTCAAGACGGCAAAATTACCGAAAGCGATGCACAGGAATACATCGACCAGTTTGTTATGAAACTGCGTATGGTTCGTCACCTTCGCATGGAAGCATACGACCAGATCTTCGCCGGCGACCCAACCTGGGTAACCGAAAGTATTGGTGGTTTGCTTATCGACGGACGAAGCAAAGTAACCAAAACATCGTTCCGTTTCCTGAATACACTTTACAATCTGGGGCCATCGCCTGAGCCAAATATTACTATTCTTTGGTCGAAAAACCTGCCAAAAGGGTTTAAAGATTATTGCGCCAAAGTATCTATCGAAACCTCATCAATTCAGTACGAAAATGATGATTTGATGCGTACCAGCTCAAACTGCGACGACTACGGAATTGCATGTTGTGTATCGATGCAGGAATTGGGAAAACACATCCAGTTTTTTGGTGCACGTACCAACCTGGCAAAAACACTGCTTTTGGCAATTAACAGCGGACGCTGCGAAAACACAGGAACACAAATGGTTGATGGAATTCCATTCATTGAAGAGGAATACCTGGATTACGCCAAAGTAATCGACAACTTCAAAATAGCCATGAAAGAAGTGGCGCGTGTGTATAACGAGGCGATGAACATCATCCACTTTATGCACGACAAATATTACTACGAAAAAGCTCAAATGGCACTTATCGATACCAATCCGAAAATTAATATCGCTTACGGTATTGCAGGATTATCGATTGTTGCCGATTCGCTTTCGGCTATTAAACACGCCAAAGTAAAACCGATTCGCGATGAAAACGGCCTGACTGTTGATTTCCAGATCGAAGGCGATTTCCCGAAATATGGTAACGACGACGACCGTGTTGACCACATTGCACGTGATGTAGTGGAGCATTTTAACATGGAGCTGGAAAAACTTCCGGTGTACAAAAATGCTATGCCAACCATGTCGGTATTAACGATTACTTCGAATGTGGTTTACGGAAAGAAAACCGGAGCTACTCCCGACGGACGTGCCAAAGGAGTTGCTTTTGCACCCGGAGCCAATCCGATGCACGGACGCGATACACACGGGGTAATTGCGTCGCTGAACTCGGTGGCCAAAATCGATTATAAAGATTCGAAAGACGGTATTTCAAATACACTTTCTGTTGTTCCAAAATCGTTGGGAGCAACTCCTGAAATGCGTATTGAAAACCTGGTTCGTACACTCGATGGTTATTTCGGTTGCAATGCACAGCACTTAAACGTAAATGTGCTCGACCGCGACACGCTGCTTCATGCCATGGAGCATCCTGAAGACCACCCGCAGTTAACAATTCGGGTATCGGGCTACGCTGTAAATTTTGTTCGTTTAACACGCGAACAGCAGCAGGAAGTACTTACGCGTTCGTTCCACGAAACAATGTAA
- a CDS encoding cation diffusion facilitator family transporter — translation MADHHHDHGHHHHHHHEVSGKKLLWVTVLNLSITVVQVIGGIISNSLSLLSDALHNLGDSSAIFIAFLAGKRSRRPSDEQKTFGYKRVEILAALFNGVVLIGICLYLFFEAYERFVNPEPIKGKIMFIVATFGLLANLISVVVLNKDKGHNLNVRAAYLHLLGDTFSSVAVIVGGIAIWKFEVFWIDPLITVLVGVYIIYHTWGVVKETVDILMQSTPHNIDLGSIKKEVEKIQEIDNIHHIHVWKLDDRQIHLEAHINMKDNISMLEMMEVRAKAEKLLHDKFSIEHITLQAGYHCCDKSAELLAH, via the coding sequence ATGGCAGATCATCATCACGATCATGGGCATCATCACCATCATCATCACGAAGTAAGTGGGAAAAAATTACTGTGGGTAACGGTTTTAAATCTTTCCATTACAGTGGTGCAGGTAATTGGTGGAATTATCTCGAATAGCTTGTCGTTACTGTCTGATGCACTGCATAATCTGGGCGATTCGTCGGCTATTTTTATTGCTTTTTTGGCGGGTAAACGAAGCCGCAGACCTTCGGATGAACAAAAGACTTTTGGTTATAAACGTGTTGAAATTCTGGCCGCGCTTTTTAACGGAGTGGTACTGATTGGAATTTGTTTGTACCTGTTTTTTGAAGCCTACGAACGTTTTGTAAATCCGGAACCCATAAAAGGAAAAATCATGTTTATTGTGGCCACATTTGGTTTGCTAGCCAACCTGATCTCGGTAGTTGTATTGAATAAAGACAAAGGACACAATTTAAATGTTCGGGCTGCTTATTTACATTTGTTAGGTGATACATTTTCGTCGGTAGCTGTGATTGTTGGAGGTATTGCCATCTGGAAATTTGAGGTTTTCTGGATCGATCCGCTAATTACCGTTTTGGTTGGGGTGTATATTATCTATCATACCTGGGGTGTAGTAAAAGAGACGGTGGATATTTTAATGCAGTCTACGCCACACAATATCGATCTTGGAAGCATAAAGAAAGAAGTTGAAAAAATTCAGGAGATCGATAATATTCATCATATTCATGTTTGGAAACTGGATGACAGGCAGATTCACCTCGAGGCACACATTAATATGAAAGACAATATCAGTATGTTGGAAATGATGGAGGTTCGAGCAAAAGCCGAAAAATTACTTCATGATAAATTTAGCATTGAACACATAACACTGCAGGCCGGCTACCATTGTTGCGATAAAAGCGCTGAGCTGCTGGCTCATTAA
- a CDS encoding response regulator transcription factor: MKDSIELSYAETLEEALKFGQSDLFKIVIVNPVTLNNSKKSLNNILTLYNKSNVIGLISNHYDRNLSDNFADNIFITDRHETITQIISKHFNAAPTSTNDIDNTLSEREIDVLKLLATGKSNKEIAEQLFISIHTVISHRKNISNKIGVKSTAALVIYAVANGLIDVDGFTE; the protein is encoded by the coding sequence ATGAAAGACAGCATAGAACTGTCATATGCCGAAACGCTTGAAGAGGCCTTAAAGTTTGGGCAAAGCGATCTTTTTAAAATTGTAATCGTTAATCCGGTCACCCTAAACAATTCGAAAAAAAGCCTGAATAACATACTTACCTTATACAATAAATCCAACGTAATCGGTTTAATATCGAATCATTACGACCGAAATCTTTCTGATAATTTTGCTGATAATATTTTTATTACCGACCGGCACGAAACCATAACACAAATTATCTCGAAGCATTTTAATGCAGCGCCTACCTCAACAAACGACATTGACAACACATTAAGTGAACGGGAAATTGATGTACTAAAGTTGCTGGCAACCGGAAAATCGAATAAGGAAATAGCTGAACAACTGTTTATCAGTATTCACACCGTTATTTCGCATCGCAAAAACATTAGTAATAAAATTGGCGTGAAATCTACAGCCGCATTGGTTATTTATGCTGTGGCTAATGGCCTCATCGATGTTGATGGTTTTACGGAATAA
- a CDS encoding hemerythrin domain-containing protein, producing MSKLLFNHPQLILVLERFGIKLGVREKTVEDICRDYEISPKVFLMVANLNIDSSFHHDLTFNAQEIKQIVNYLMKSHTYYSDEVFPEIIQNIHLMSEYSQKPEMQLVERFFNDYKNEVDQHFDYENNTVFPYILNLIDDNAAENYSVIDYREHHDDIQEKLDDVKKLLIEHLPQKADNKLRRKILFALFDLDADLQTHSKIENEILIPQVEQFEKQGLN from the coding sequence ATGTCGAAGCTGCTTTTCAACCATCCGCAGTTAATTCTTGTGCTTGAGCGGTTTGGAATAAAGCTTGGAGTTCGCGAAAAAACGGTTGAAGATATCTGTCGGGATTACGAAATTAGCCCCAAGGTATTTTTAATGGTGGCCAACCTTAACATCGACAGCTCTTTCCATCATGATTTGACTTTTAACGCACAGGAAATTAAGCAGATCGTGAATTACCTGATGAAATCGCATACCTATTACTCCGATGAGGTTTTTCCGGAGATTATACAGAACATTCACCTCATGAGCGAATACAGTCAGAAACCGGAGATGCAGCTGGTTGAAAGGTTTTTCAACGATTATAAAAATGAAGTTGACCAACATTTTGATTACGAAAACAATACGGTTTTTCCCTACATTTTAAACCTGATAGATGATAATGCGGCAGAAAATTATTCGGTTATTGATTACCGCGAACATCACGATGATATTCAGGAAAAACTCGATGATGTAAAAAAACTTTTGATCGAGCATCTTCCGCAAAAGGCAGACAATAAACTAAGACGTAAAATATTATTTGCGCTTTTCGATTTAGATGCGGATCTGCAAACACATTCAAAAATTGAAAATGAGATTTTAATTCCACAGGTGGAACAATTTGAAAAACAAGGTCTCAACTAA
- a CDS encoding LytR/AlgR family response regulator transcription factor, which yields MIRTIAIDDEPLALQLVTSYVNKTPILELAGAFDNPIDAMEFLDQNEVDLIFLDIEMPDLNGLEFTRILTNKPKIIFTTAYEKYALQGFKLDAIDYLLKPFSYEEFYTATEKAKKQIAYERADKKGDEVDSNQEFLFLKSEYKIRRINFNDIIYIEGLKDYVKVFLLNQAKPIMSLSSLKALEAKLPEAKFMRVHRSFIVNLEKIDTIERSRIVFGKVYIPVSDQYKEAFNHFVKNNFL from the coding sequence ATGATACGTACCATTGCCATCGACGACGAACCTCTTGCACTTCAATTGGTAACTTCTTACGTAAATAAAACACCAATATTGGAACTGGCAGGCGCTTTCGATAATCCGATTGATGCGATGGAATTTCTCGACCAAAATGAAGTAGATCTAATTTTTCTTGACATTGAAATGCCCGATTTAAATGGATTGGAGTTTACGCGAATTCTGACCAACAAACCCAAAATTATTTTTACAACGGCTTACGAAAAATATGCTTTGCAGGGTTTTAAACTCGACGCTATCGACTATCTGTTAAAACCATTCAGCTACGAAGAATTCTACACAGCAACAGAAAAAGCAAAAAAACAAATCGCTTACGAGCGAGCCGATAAAAAAGGCGACGAAGTAGATTCCAACCAAGAATTTCTGTTTCTAAAATCGGAATATAAAATCCGCCGTATCAACTTTAACGACATTATTTATATTGAGGGATTAAAAGACTACGTTAAAGTTTTTCTTCTCAACCAGGCAAAGCCAATCATGTCACTCAGCTCGTTAAAGGCACTCGAAGCCAAACTTCCAGAGGCCAAATTTATGCGAGTTCACCGCTCATTTATTGTTAACCTCGAAAAAATTGATACCATAGAACGCAGCCGAATTGTTTTCGGCAAAGTTTATATTCCGGTAAGCGATCAGTACAAAGAAGCTTTTAATCATTTTGTAAAAAACAACTTCCTTTAG
- a CDS encoding sensor histidine kinase produces MEKLRARRNTLPIIMHLLVWLVLIILPQIIISRYSGNNNFIAWGFYINASIIGVIFYINYFWLVPKFYMNNKKALFLLLAIVVVICFYFILDYSNHLYHRPDRDRRIVEEIQEETRESRFQRPPFKLMQIYGYSLLSIVIVGFSIGLRAIEQYTASEKRQKELEKEKLNSELAFLKNQVSPHFFFNTLNNIYSMVAINTDDAQASILKLSKLMRYLLYESEHGVTKLSDEIEFMRNYIDLMQLRVSQKVDIQIDLPSKQNDLKIPPLLFIPFIENAFKHGISYREKSFIKVKMKTSDNKVFFSCENSVAKEKAEKRDENHSGIGLENVKKRLNLLFAGKYDLNIDSTPEIFSVKLEIDTAK; encoded by the coding sequence ATGGAAAAACTTCGGGCAAGAAGAAACACTCTACCAATAATTATGCACCTGCTGGTGTGGCTCGTCTTAATTATTTTACCACAAATTATTATAAGCCGGTATTCAGGAAATAACAATTTTATTGCCTGGGGTTTTTATATCAATGCATCTATAATTGGAGTTATTTTTTACATCAATTATTTCTGGCTGGTTCCAAAGTTTTATATGAACAATAAAAAGGCATTATTCCTTCTGCTGGCAATAGTGGTCGTAATTTGCTTTTATTTTATTCTCGATTATTCTAACCACCTTTATCATCGCCCCGATCGCGACCGAAGAATTGTAGAAGAAATTCAGGAAGAAACACGTGAGTCACGTTTTCAGCGACCTCCTTTCAAACTAATGCAAATTTATGGCTACAGTTTACTCTCAATCGTAATTGTTGGCTTTTCAATTGGTTTGCGAGCCATTGAGCAATATACAGCCAGCGAGAAACGACAAAAGGAACTGGAGAAGGAAAAGCTGAACTCAGAACTGGCATTCCTGAAAAACCAGGTAAGTCCGCATTTCTTTTTTAATACACTGAACAACATTTATTCAATGGTGGCCATTAATACCGACGATGCACAGGCTTCCATTCTGAAACTATCTAAACTGATGCGCTACCTTTTGTACGAGTCGGAACATGGCGTAACCAAACTGTCGGACGAAATTGAATTTATGCGCAACTATATCGATTTGATGCAGTTGCGTGTATCGCAAAAAGTAGATATTCAAATCGATCTTCCGAGCAAGCAGAACGACCTAAAAATACCGCCACTGCTGTTTATTCCGTTTATCGAAAACGCCTTTAAACACGGTATTAGCTACCGCGAGAAATCTTTTATAAAAGTAAAAATGAAAACGTCGGACAACAAAGTATTTTTCTCGTGCGAAAACAGTGTAGCCAAAGAAAAAGCTGAAAAGCGGGATGAAAACCACTCGGGTATCGGCCTCGAAAATGTAAAGAAACGACTCAACTTGTTGTTTGCTGGGAAATACGATTTGAATATTGATTCTACACCTGAGATTTTTAGTGTAAAACTTGAAATAGACACAGCCAAATGA
- a CDS encoding ABC transporter permease, whose protein sequence is MQFLIEAILLSILGGIIGIIFGSALSYLASFVLDMPFVVDTQAVGSSFLVCSIIGIFFGWYPARKAANLDPIDAIRHE, encoded by the coding sequence ATGCAGTTCCTTATAGAAGCTATTCTGCTAAGTATATTAGGCGGAATAATCGGAATAATTTTCGGCTCAGCACTCTCCTACCTGGCATCCTTCGTATTAGATATGCCCTTTGTGGTAGACACTCAAGCAGTAGGATCATCGTTCCTTGTTTGTAGCATAATCGGCATATTTTTCGGATGGTATCCTGCACGAAAAGCAGCCAACCTCGATCCAATTGATGCGATAAGACACGAATAA
- a CDS encoding alpha-L-arabinofuranosidase C-terminal domain-containing protein, translated as MKLKAIIFLLAIWSQSLFAQKNFEVDVNNIGATVQPDMYGVFFEDINFGADGGLYAELIKNRSFEFHQPFVGWLPFGNVEVKNEDPCFDRNPNYVRLNETGLRRGTGLENEGFRRIGLKKNDTYRFSFYARSLDGDEKNFAIELVSSNDNIIGRGKILVSGNNWEKYQCIIKSNATDAKGKVRVVLRSAGKVDLDHISLFPTETWRNRENGLRKDLAEALYDLNPGVFRFPGGCIIEGNTLETRYQWKNSVGPVENRPLNENRWNYTFKHRFFPDYYQSYGMGFYEYFLLSEDLGAEPLPVISCGLACQYESEECVPVGDLQPYIDDAVHLIEFANGPVDSEWGKVRAEMGHPEPFNLKYLAIGNEQWGEGYVERLIPFMEVLREKYPEIKIIGTSGPAPDGENFDYLWPKMTELEVDLVDEHYYRSPEWFLANAARYDTYDRNGPKVFAGEFASHHKTRDNNLRAAISEAAFMTGLERNADIVQLATYAPLFAHYDAWQWKPDMIWFDNLQVVRTPNYYVQQMYAHNTGTNVLTITADGANITGQDSLYASAVIDENTSEVIVKVVNASDVIHDIDINLKGLNHSIENAEVKITGLHSNQPEAINTREAPNTLVPAHSSVWADESGFKLKVQGNAFYVCRVKIEK; from the coding sequence ATGAAACTAAAAGCGATTATTTTTCTATTGGCCATTTGGAGCCAGAGTTTATTTGCACAAAAGAATTTTGAAGTAGATGTAAATAACATCGGAGCAACTGTTCAGCCCGATATGTACGGTGTATTTTTCGAGGACATAAATTTTGGTGCCGATGGAGGACTCTATGCCGAGTTAATAAAGAACCGTTCGTTCGAATTTCATCAGCCATTTGTAGGGTGGCTACCTTTCGGAAATGTGGAAGTGAAAAATGAGGATCCTTGTTTTGATCGAAATCCGAATTACGTACGTTTGAACGAAACAGGTCTGCGACGTGGTACCGGATTGGAAAATGAAGGTTTCAGAAGAATTGGTCTAAAAAAGAATGATACCTATCGTTTTTCGTTTTACGCCCGCTCGTTAGATGGTGACGAAAAGAATTTCGCAATTGAATTGGTGAGTTCAAATGATAATATTATAGGAAGAGGAAAAATCCTTGTCTCGGGCAATAATTGGGAGAAATACCAATGCATCATAAAATCGAATGCCACCGATGCAAAAGGTAAAGTTCGTGTGGTGTTAAGATCGGCTGGTAAAGTTGACCTGGATCATATTTCACTATTTCCGACTGAAACGTGGCGTAACCGCGAAAATGGTTTGCGAAAAGACCTTGCTGAAGCACTCTATGATTTGAATCCAGGTGTGTTCCGTTTTCCCGGTGGATGTATTATCGAAGGAAATACACTTGAAACCCGCTACCAGTGGAAAAACAGTGTTGGCCCGGTTGAAAACCGCCCACTGAATGAAAACCGTTGGAACTATACGTTTAAGCACCGCTTTTTCCCTGATTATTATCAATCGTATGGTATGGGATTTTATGAGTACTTTTTGCTGAGCGAAGATCTGGGCGCCGAGCCACTTCCGGTAATTAGCTGTGGTTTGGCTTGCCAATATGAAAGTGAAGAATGTGTGCCGGTTGGTGATTTGCAACCCTACATCGATGATGCTGTTCACCTGATAGAATTTGCTAATGGACCGGTTGACTCGGAATGGGGAAAAGTACGTGCCGAAATGGGGCATCCCGAGCCATTCAATTTAAAATACCTGGCTATTGGAAACGAACAGTGGGGCGAAGGATATGTGGAACGCCTGATCCCTTTTATGGAAGTGCTTCGTGAAAAATATCCCGAGATAAAGATTATAGGTACTTCGGGGCCCGCACCTGACGGAGAGAATTTTGATTACCTGTGGCCAAAAATGACAGAGCTTGAAGTTGACCTGGTGGATGAACACTATTACCGAAGTCCGGAGTGGTTTTTGGCAAATGCAGCACGTTACGATACTTATGACAGAAACGGGCCAAAAGTATTTGCCGGAGAATTTGCTTCGCACCACAAAACACGCGATAATAACCTGCGTGCAGCAATTTCTGAAGCCGCATTTATGACTGGCTTAGAGCGTAATGCCGACATCGTTCAGTTGGCAACTTATGCCCCTCTTTTTGCTCATTACGATGCGTGGCAGTGGAAACCCGACATGATTTGGTTTGATAACCTGCAAGTAGTGCGCACACCCAATTACTATGTACAGCAAATGTATGCACACAACACCGGAACCAATGTTTTGACTATTACTGCCGACGGTGCAAATATTACCGGGCAGGATAGCTTGTATGCCAGTGCGGTAATCGATGAAAACACTTCAGAAGTAATTGTAAAAGTTGTAAATGCATCTGATGTAATTCATGATATTGACATCAACTTAAAAGGGCTAAATCATTCGATCGAAAATGCTGAAGTAAAAATAACTGGTTTACATAGCAACCAGCCTGAAGCAATTAATACACGGGAAGCACCGAATACATTGGTGCCGGCTCATTCATCTGTTTGGGCTGACGAAAGTGGCTTTAAACTGAAAGTTCAGGGAAATGCTTTTTATGTGTGCCGTGTAAAAATTGAG